TTTCAAGACGTTGATCGCGAGAAGATGATCGCCTTGGCAGCGGCCATTGAAACCCTGCACACAGCGACCTTGATTCACGATGACATCATTGACAAATCGCCCACCCGCCGCAATCAGGTCACCATCCAGAAGCAATTCGGACCAGACACAGCGGTCTATGCCGGCGACTACCTTTTCGTTGTCTGCTTCAAGTTACTGTCGCATTATGCGTCAAGCTTACGCAGCATTCAGCAAGACAGCGGCAGCATGGAAAAGATTCTTAAAGGTGAACTGGATCAAATGGCCACTCGCTACCAAACCAAGATTACCATCGACGACTATCTTAAACAGGTTTCCGGTAAGACTGGCCAACTTTTCGCCCTCAGTTGCTTCATCGGTGCCTACGAAAGCGGCAGCAGTCCCACCTTTGCTAAAAACGCTGAAAAAATCGGCATGAACATTGGGATTGCTTTCCAACTACTAGATGACATCCTCGACTACACCAGTGATGACGACACTCTCGGTAAACCAGTGTGCGAAGATGTTCGCAGTGGCGTCTACTCTGCACCATTGATCCTGGCCATGCAACGCAATCGGCAAGCTTTCTTGCCACTGCTAGCAAAAAAAGATCAGATCACCGATGCGGAAATGAATGAACTGCGCCAGCTCGTCATCCACCATCAAGGCGTTGAGCAAGCTTACGCCATGGCCCAGAAACGAACTGAACAGGCCATCGCCGGTTTGCAAAAACTACCAGCAGGCGCTGCGCAGGATGATTTGATTCGCTTGACGCAGAGCTTGTTGAATCGGAAAGCTTAATTGAACTGGCGTGATCGTAGCTGATGGATCGTAATTCCTGTACTGGACTCGTGACTCATTAGAATCCGCGTAATCTAGTAAAGGTCTAAACTATAGAATCCTTTGCCGTGCCAAACTCCGCAATCTCCGGCCAGATGGTGCTGGAACGCTGTGACGGCGCTTCGAGCCCAAAGCCCGGTCTCGAAGTCGCCTAACAACATCAGCTCCAAGCCCGGTCGCTGTGTTGTTTGCACGGCTGAGCCCCATCTGGCCTACGATTGCTCCGCCTTGGCACTGACGTCTTTAAAGCTGTCTTAGTAATTTAAATTTATCCATGCAGAAACAAAAAAGGCACAGCCAAAAGTAGTTGCTCTTTGCTAGCAGCATACTTTTGACTGTGCCTTTTTAATTTTGTTGGATGAATGGCTCGCCGTCAGCCATTTTCCCCATACTTAAGATAAAGCTCTTCGCCATTGATCACTTATCCAAACAGTGGCTGGCAGCGCGATCACATACACGACCAAATCAAATGAGGTAAAGTGCGTGTCATAGAACGTAAAAAGATAAACGCTTGTTACCCCAAGTAATATTAGTTTGTGCTGCCAAAACCATCGAAGGGTTTTCTTCATGAGTGAACCTCATTTTGACTGTCTGACTCGCTCTGGTTATCTATGAAACCGATAACCATCACCGTTTGACATTATTGATTGTCGCCGTCGTGCTTTTCTCGTTGTGCCATAAAATAGGTGTAAGCAACCTGTAACGCCCAGATAATGGTTAGAAATACAGCCAAGATCACCGTTATGAAAACACTGCCTGATGTCCATGCAATCAATGCAATGGCCAGCACCCCAAAAGGAAACATCCACAAGGTCCGACGAAGCTTGCCACTATAACTCATCGCCCAGTAATTGAAGCCTCGATCCTTATTTTTATTTTCCACTAGTGAACCCCCTCTCGCTGAAAAGATCGGTTACAAATAAGAGCTTTTGCTAAAATTTGCTCTCAGCATAGCATGATTGATTTTTACAGACAACTTTTGATTTACACTAGTAGCAAAAAGACAAGACGCCTCAGCCTTCAATAGGCCGTATGCCTTGCCTTTATAACAATTCCATCACTTATGGGTCTGCGCTGCAACTTGCTTACCAAACTCGGTTTGATCAAAATGATCGATGATGTCCTTAAGCTCAGCGTATCGCAGACTCGCGCCGAACAGTGGGCTGCCTGGTTCGGTCATGATGCCGTCTGCTAAGTTATTGTGCACAACGGTATCAAATCCCATATGATCGACAAAAGCTGCCACAGTGGCGACTGCCTCTGGATCGTTGCCGGTCACAAATAATGCTTTGCGTTTAGGATCGCCTTTGGGCCGCGCCTCTTCTTGCAAATTGTGATAGCCCATATGATTGAATGCCTTGACGATCTTGGCATCTTTGAAATAGGTCTGAACTTGTTCACTGGAAGTCGTACTTGGGTCTAAGACTTCTTCGCGAATGCCATCTGTTTCCCACCAGTAGTTCATCGCATCAATTACCAACTTGCCCTTCAACAAGTCGGCATCAATGTTCTTGTAACGACTGAGTGGAATTGCTAACAAGATAATGTCACTGTTAGCGACAACATCAGCATTTTCGGACGCAATTGCGCCAGGAACGAGTGTTTTAATGGTTAAGGCAATTTTTTTGACTGATCCCGAACCGGAAATACGTACTGTATAGCCGGCATCTAAAGCTAGACCGGCAAGGACAATGCCGACTTTTCCGGCACCGATGATACCGACGCGTTGAATAGCCATCATTTCACCGCCGCCTTTTCTGCCAGAATTTCCTTGACCCGCGGAATGACTTTCGTGCCATATAGCTCAATCATTCGTTCGCGTTGTGCCGCCGTTTGATTACCAGCCCCGTAAACAAGATCAAACCGGCCGAGATCAAGCAAGTCAATGGTCGCCGCCATGCGTCGGGCCACGGTCTCTGGATCGCCCACGTAGAAAGAGCCGACTTTGGTTTCGCCTTCAAACTGTTCACGACTCATCAGCGCCCACCCACGCGTTAAGCCAATACGATCAAAATTGGCTTTGATATTTTTAAACGCAACTTCAACGGCTTCGTCTTCGTCATCGGCAATGAAGCCGTGGGAATGGACGGCAATCGGAAATTCCGGTTTGCTGAGTTCCTTGGCCGCCGCGTGATATAACTCGATATACGGCTTGAACTGGCTCGCCTGACCACCGATGATTGCGATGATCACTTTGTAGCCAAAATTGACGGCACGAATCACCGATTCCGGCGAACCGCCGATGCCAATGTAAGTTTCGAGTTTGCCGTTTTCGGTTTTAGGCTAGACTTCCTGATTTTTCAAAGCAGCTCGGAATTTGCCCGACCAAGTAACCGCCTTTTCATTGCGCAAAGCATCATACAACCCCAGTTTCTCGTTGAACAAGTCGTCATAATCGGTTAAATCATAGCCAAATAACGGGAAGGATTCAGTAAATGAACCCCGGCCCAACATGACTTGTGCTCGCCCATTGGACAGTGCATCCAAGGTCGCAAATCGCTCATAAACTCGTACAGGATCATCTGAACTCAGCACAGTCACTGCTGTTGCAAGTTTAACCTGTTTGGTGACCGCCGAAATAGCCGCCAAAACCGTTTCCGGGCTTGACACACTATAATCTGGTCGATGATGCTCACCAACACCAAAAACATCAATGCCCAAGTCGTCGGCCAGCTTCCCCTCGCGCACAATTTGCCGAATAGACGCTGCTGCAGTTTGCAAGCTGCCGTCTTCATTTGCCACGATGTCACCAAAAGTTTCCAGTCCAAATTGTAAATGCTCAATGTCTACCATCGAAAAGCCTCCCAACCGATAATGCTTACTTTTTGTAAGTTGATGATATTATCATAGGCTTTTTTAAGGTGCATGGCAACCTTTTAGAGGGTAACCAGTCACACGATCAAATATAGGATTAAGCCGGCTATAGAAAAGTGACTTCCAAGTTGAGGAGAAGCCTGCAGTCACCAAAGCAATGCGAACCAATACATCCCATTAATACCGGCATTTTCTCGTTTGATA
This genomic window from Lacticaseibacillus paracasei subsp. paracasei contains:
- a CDS encoding polyprenyl synthetase family protein; translated protein: MKIHPMWHEYPTLAPELASALAMIEKQITTNNTPVAKAIMEMINGGGKLLRPAYCLLFSRFQDVDREKMIALAAAIETLHTATLIHDDIIDKSPTRRNQVTIQKQFGPDTAVYAGDYLFVVCFKLLSHYASSLRSIQQDSGSMEKILKGELDQMATRYQTKITIDDYLKQVSGKTGQLFALSCFIGAYESGSSPTFAKNAEKIGMNIGIAFQLLDDILDYTSDDDTLGKPVCEDVRSGVYSAPLILAMQRNRQAFLPLLAKKDQITDAEMNELRQLVIHHQGVEQAYAMAQKRTEQAIAGLQKLPAGAAQDDLIRLTQSLLNRKA
- a CDS encoding NADPH-dependent F420 reductase — encoded protein: MMAIQRVGIIGAGKVGIVLAGLALDAGYTVRISGSGSVKKIALTIKTLVPGAIASENADVVANSDIILLAIPLSRYKNIDADLLKGKLVIDAMNYWWETDGIREEVLDPSTTSSEQVQTYFKDAKIVKAFNHMGYHNLQEEARPKGDPKRKALFVTGNDPEAVATVAAFVDHMGFDTVVHNNLADGIMTEPGSPLFGASLRYAELKDIIDHFDQTEFGKQVAAQTHK